In the genome of Bremerella sp. P1, the window GCGGCCTGAATGCCACACCGTACAACCTGACCCGGTTCGCGATGATGATGCTTAACGGCGGCAAGTTCAATGGCAAGCAAGTCATCCCTGCTTCGGTTGTCGACACGATCGCCAAGGGTGGCAGCATCGAGGCATTCGACACAGGCCCCGATTCCGACGACGTCGTTCATAAGAAGGGGGAATGGAGTTATCGCGGTCAGTGGTGGGTCAAGCACACGCCAGGCATGGAAGCATTCATGGCAATCGGCGTTCACGGCCAGTGGATCTACATCGACCGGAACCATGACATCGCCATCGTCAAACTCGGCTCGATGCCTGTTTCCAAGGACACCTATCTTGATGGGTACAACCTTGAAGGCTTCTATGGGATCGTTCGCTATTTGAGCGGTAAATAGCTCCGTGAAAACCAGGTGGGCCACGCATGAGAGAATGGGTGGCCCACCGAACACTTGAGGACGTCGTTGGACTATGCCGTCGAATTTAGACCCTGTCGCCATCGAGCAGCAATCGCTTCAACTTGGCAAGTGGACCAATCTGGTTATGGGCGTAGCAGGCATCTCGGCGGCGTATGCTTCCCATTCCGATGCCCTGCTGGTCGATGGCGTCTATTCCGGCGTGAATTTCTTTTCCGCCATCATTGCGGCGCGAATCAGCCAGTCGATCCAGTCTCCGCCAGACGCATGCTATCCCTTTGGTTACGAAGCGTACGAAGCGATCTACGTGAAGTACCGCGCGCTTGTGTTGATCGGGATTATCTCATTTGCGGTCTTCGGTGCGATCTCGAAGATCGTGACGTATGCTTCTGGCGGCGAAGTGCCTGAGCTGAATTTTGGTCCGATCATCTACTATATGATCGCCATGGTCGTCTTGTGCTTTGGCCTTGCCGGCTGGCATTACTGGAACTGGCAACGCACCGGCAGTCAGAGCGCGCTATTGATAACGGAAGCGAAGGCCGCGGTCGTCGATGGCATCATCAGTGCCGGGGCAGGCGGGGGACTGGTTGGCTCGGCCCTTCTCAAAGGAACGGCGCTCGACTTCGTGGTACCTGTTTCCGATTCGATCATCGTGATCGCGATGTGCGCGTTCATTATCGGCCAGCCGCTGCGGATCTTTCTCGATGCCCTGCATGAGATCGCCGGCGGTACCGCCCCTGACGATGTCTGTGAGAAAGCCCGCTCGCTGGTCGATGAAGCCGCGAACGGACAGTCCGTCGAAGTTCTGGCTGTCTCGACAACCAAGCTCGGCCGTACCTACTTCGTGATTGCCTACCTCAAACCGAAGTCA includes:
- a CDS encoding cation transporter; its protein translation is MPSNLDPVAIEQQSLQLGKWTNLVMGVAGISAAYASHSDALLVDGVYSGVNFFSAIIAARISQSIQSPPDACYPFGYEAYEAIYVKYRALVLIGIISFAVFGAISKIVTYASGGEVPELNFGPIIYYMIAMVVLCFGLAGWHYWNWQRTGSQSALLITEAKAAVVDGIISAGAGGGLVGSALLKGTALDFVVPVSDSIIVIAMCAFIIGQPLRIFLDALHEIAGGTAPDDVCEKARSLVDEAANGQSVEVLAVSTTKLGRTYFVIAYLKPKSAVSAEDIDTFRDKLATNCLEAFGIVKTEVIVTAHAPYETPKTDV